Within the Prevotella scopos JCM 17725 genome, the region AAATCTACCTGCAATTGTTGAATTGAAACACAAATACAATTGTTCCATCATGGTTGATGAAGCACATGGTTTAGGTGTGTTCGGACGTCAGGGTAGGGGTGTTTGTGATCATTTTGGTTTGACAGACGAGGTCGACCTTATTATGGGTACCTTCTCAAAGAGTTTGGCATCAATTGGTGGCTTTATTGCTGGTGATAAAGATACGATTAATTATTTGCGTCATACTTGCCGCACTTATATCTTCTCAGCAAGTAATGCACCAGCTGCAACAGCAGCAGCTTTGGAAGCACTTCACATTATAGAACAGGAACCAGAACGCTTAGAACAACTTTGGAAGGTTACAAATTATGCTTTGAAGCGATTTAGAGAAGAAGGTTTCGAGATTGGCGACACTGAAAGCCCAATTATTCCACTTTATGTTCGTGATATTGAAAAGACCTTTATCGTGACTAAGTTTGCGTATGAGGCAGGCGTTTTTATTAATCCTGTAATTCCTCCAGCTTGTGCTCCACAAGATACCTTGGTACGTTTTGCTTTGATGGCTACACATACCGAGGAACAGGTTGAGCGTGGTGTCCAGGCTTTAACTAAGATATTTAAGGAGCAGGGCATAATTAAATAAAATGTAATTTCGTCCTATATTTGTGGACTTATAATATACAAAATAAAGGAATTATTCATGTTGAGTAATTCCTTTTTTTATACCTTATATATGTAAGTGATAATAACGGCGCAATAAGTATGTGTGATAACAAAGTCTAGATGTGATGTTACGTACTTAAGGGATAAATGAAGAAACACTTCTCTTTAATACTAGGTATTACGAATGACGATTACTTAAAATCATCGATTTACAATAGTGTAAGTTTAATGTTAGCAATGGGGTAGAACGTTTTAAGCTCCTAATTTATACTATGTCTGTGGACGTTTAGTATCACTAGATTTTGTGCAGATATTTTATATGTTTGGTGCAGGTGCTTAGCACATGTGGTGTTGAGGCTTAGCACAATTGGTGCGGATGCTAAACACAATATGTGTTGATGGTTATGTTTACAAGGATACACAATTGAGTGGATGAATGGGAACGTATTGTGAGAATTATATTGTATTACTATGGTTTGTTTTGAGTCTAAGATGATTCGTATGAGGGATATAAAAAATCTACATTAGTAGATTATTATTTATACTTTGATTTCAGCCATAAATCTACGACATTGAGCTATGCTGTTAAGAAAGGCTCTTGCCAAAGTATGTAAAAGTGGGAAACTCTATGGTATTGGGATGTTATAGTTGGGTAATGAATTTCTTTTGGCATGAGATTCGTTATTGCGTAATAATATTCTTTGCATAATTGATTTTTTGTTCTTCGGAAACTTATAGGTTTATACCCAAGGATTGATCTAAAAAGCGAGTGTATGAAAGGTATATAAAACATAAGAAATATTTTTTTATATATGATGTTGTAGGCAAGTTAGAAATCTATTACCTTTATGAACCATTATCAAGCCTGAATTTATCTTGAAAATAAGTTGATGGAAATGTTTGTGTAGTGCCATAGTTTATTTCCTTATTACCTTAATATAAGATATGGGGGCTTTTGTGATGGTATTTTACAGTATGGAGTAATCTACTATAATATGATAAATGTCATTAGATGGACAAACAATCGAATTGCAAGTGTGGTAAAATTATAAAAATTTTGCCATGATCACTATTTTGATGTTGTTCTTTTATAGTAGTCTGTTAATCAATAATTTTGCTATTTGTGAAGACCATTTTTATTTTGCTCTTTTGGGATAAAATCAGATTTCTATTGAAAAAAAATGAAGAAAAGTTTGGCGGTGTCGAAAATATATAGTACCTTTGCACTCGCAATTCGGAAATGAGTTTATCACTAAGAATATGCAACGGGGTGTAGCGCAGCTCGGTAGCGCATCTGGTTTGGGACCAGGCGGTCGCAGGTTCGAATCCTGTCACCCCGACTTTTGTCTAACTCTTTAGAGAAAGAGAGACTTTAAATGCGGCAATAGCTCAGTTGGTAGAGCACGACCTTGCCAAGGTCGGGGTCGCGAGTTCGAGCCTCGTTTGCCGCTCTTTGATATTCTGAAAAATATAGAAGTAAGCTTCTTGTTTTATGCCCAGGTGGCGGAATTGGTAGACGCGCACGTTTCAGGTGCGTGTGTTTCACGACGTGCAGGTTCGAGTCCTGTTCTGGGCACTTTATGATTCAGAATACTTTTTATATGCTGGAGAGGTGGCGGAATTGGTAGACGCGCTACTTTGAGGGGGTAGTGAAAATTGTTTCGTGGGAGTTCGAGTCTCCTCCTCTTCACATAAATCTTTTAAGTAAGTGGTTACTTACGCTGTAAATGCGGCAATAGCTCAGTTGGTAGAGCACGACCTTGCCAAGGTCGGGGTCGCGAGTTCGAGCCTCGTTTGCCGCTCTTTTTAGAGAAACATATATAGCAATTTCTTTATGAATTTATATTTGCGATATTTCGATAATGAAGTATTAGTTCATAGCGTTGAGGAAGCTCTCGATTTCCTAAGTTCTATTCCTGATATTCAGCTTACTCCAGAATTGGAAGATGATATTAGAAATTATGCTGCTAGCGATGTCTTTTATCCTAAACGTTATAAAGTTCGTCCTCGTGTTTATTTCATTGTCATCAAGACTGAAGCTGCCACTATGATGGATTTTAAACAGAAAAAAGCTCTTCGTCCTGTTGCTGATGGTATGGTGCGAAAGGACAACCCTGCAATTATGCATCTCAACGAGGAGCGTGATGGATGGTATGAAGGCGAACTTGATTTCAAGCGAGTTGTTCTAATCCCAACATCAGGCAAGCATGAATATAGAGATACACATTTTGTTGCACAGTGCAAAGCTGTTTCAGGCTGGGATTGTTATAATCGTATCGTAGAGTATTTGAAAGATAGGGTAGATAATAGAAGTCAATTCCCATCGGCTAAAGGTAAGAATTTTAAGTTTAAATATTTAGGTATGTGGAAGTAATTCACATGCCTTTTTGTTGTTACTTAGTTAATCATCTATGAATAGAGTATTGTTGATTGGTAATGTTGGGCGCGAACCAGAGATAAAATATTATGAGGCCGATCAATGTGTTGCCTCGTTTACTTTTGCCACAACAGAGCGAGGATATACGCTGCCTAATGGAACAGTTGTTCCCGACCGCACTGATTGGCATAATATAGTTCTGTTTAAAGCCCTGGCTAAATATGCAGAAAAATATATCCATAAAGGTGACAAACTTTATATTGAAGGACGTATTCGCTATCGTTCTTATGACGATAAGAAGGGGATGCGACGATACGTTACAGAGATTTATGGTGATAATCTTGAATGGCTTTCTACTTCCCGTAAAAATGAAAATATTTCTGAGGTAAAAGTAGATGATAGTGCCGACGATACTTCAGATGATACTAAATTACCTTTTTGATGAATATTTTTTTAGTTGATATCTCCTCTTATATTACAGTCAATCCAATAGATCTCAGTGTAATTATTACTTCTCTATTGGCTATTGTTTTACTTGGTTTGTCAGCATTTGCTAGTGCATCTGAGATAGCGTTCTTCAGTCTATCTCCAACGGATATAGAATCACTTGATCCTGATAAGAATGCTTCAGATAAACTTATTGAATTGCTGCGAGAAGATAGTGAACGCACATTGGCTACAATTCTTATTACGAATAATCTTGTCAATGTTGCAATTATTATGTTATGTAATTACATCTTCGCACACCTATTTACATTTGGTGAAGTGTGGTTACAATTTATCTGCGTAACGATTTTATTAACTTTCCTTCTTCTCCTCTTTGGTGAAATCATTCCTAAAGTTTATAGTAGAAGAAAACCGCTTGCTTTTTGTAGAAGTGGTGTGAAAGGAATAATTTTTTTTAGAAACTTGTTTTGGCCAATAGAAACGATTCTTTTGAAAAGTGGAGCATTTGCTGAGAAAGTAGTTCAAAAGGAGAATCGGCAATTATCTGTCGATGATCTTGAACAGGCTTTGGAATTAACTGACAAGAATGAAATTAAGGATGAACAAGGGATGCTTCAAGGAATTATACGCTTTGGAGATGAGACTGCTAAAGAGGTGATGACCTCTCGACAAGATATTGTTGATTTGGATATTCGTTGCTCTTATGATGATGTTTTAAAGTGTATAGTGGATAATAACTATTCACGTATTCCTGTTATTCAAGACAATCAGGATAACATTCGGGGAGTACTTTATATTAAAGACCTATTACCTCATCTTTCAAAACCAATAAACTTCAGATGGCAGAGCTTAATTCGTCCACCTTATTTTGTACCAGAAACTAAGAAGATTGACGATTTATTGCGTGATTTTCAAGAAAATAAAGTTCATATAGCCATTGTTGTTGATGAATTTGGTGGTACAAGTGGTATTGTTACATTGGAGGATATTCTAGAAGAGATAGTAGGCGAAATTAATGACGAATTTGATGAGGAAGAGCGTAATTATACTAAATTAGGCTCAAATACCTATATTTTTGAGGGTAAAACGCTTTTGAATGATTTCTTGAAAATTCTTAACCTCTCTGATGATGAATTTGGTGATATTGAAGGAGATGCAGATTCTTTAGCCGGCTTACTTTTAGAAATCAAAGGTGATTTCCCAGTGGTTCATGAACAATTATTCTACAAAAACTATAAATTCGAGGTGTTGGCTATTGAAGAGCGTCGTATAAGTAAAGTTAAAGTTACTTTCTGTGGTACGGATAACAAATGATGCTGGAGGTAAGGTTTTAGTTGGACTACTGCAAATTGATAAAGGTAGAAAGGCTGAGAAAGATGGAGTAAACAAAATCTTGAAAGAGATGTTGGGTTATACACCCATCCTGCAGCATAATGAAGATGGTAAACCGATTATGGGGGGGTATAATATTAGTATAACTCATACCATTGGCTTTGTTGCTGTTATTCTTTCCAGAGAATATGAGGTTGGTATTGATATAGAGTTCGTTTCTTCTAGAGTAAAACGTGTTCAATCACGCTTCCTGAGAGATGATGAAATCATGGCAGATGTAACCGATATGCTCATTACTTGGTGTGCTAAAGAAACGATGTATAAGCTTTGTTCTTCAGAACATTTGGCTTTGAAGGATATTCTAGTAAAGCCAAAATTAAGGTTAGTTACTAACCTTAGATCATCTCTAACACTTAGTTTTAAATGCGAATGTAACGCTAATTATGTTCTTACTTATGTATGGAAGTGAAATGTCTCAATACATATTTTTAGATAGTATATGTTTTCGTTTGTGATAAAATATGCACGTTATATTACAAAACATATTATATTTGCGCAAATAATATTTAAATATTTACTTTTGTTTGTTGTTTTATTTTGTTTTTATAATCATTTTGTTTATATTTGTATCAGTCATTTAGCACTAAAGATAATATTTTACCAACTAGTCTAATTAACAGGAAGGATTGAACATGAAAAAAAGCAAAACACTTGATTTTTTCGAAGATTATGACTTCGAAAATCAAAATAATCAGGAGCAAACTGATGTGAATCAAACACTTGGTGGTGAGATTTGGTACAACTAAATTTTACGTGTATTAGACATTATATTTTATCGTAGAATTAAAAACGCACTAGCTTTATGAGTTTAAGTGCGTTTTTTATGTTTTATTTCTAAGTTCATTATGTTTCAGTTTGAAACATAGTGGGATTTCTTTAATAGGTGTGTTTTTCGCCCATTAATAGCAGAAGAATAATGTGAGGTCTCAAGAGTTTGAATCACCTAGTAATGGGCATTGAAGAATTGGCACAGCAATCCAATGAGTAAATGGAGGTTTCATCATCTACATAGCCATGATAAGCGCGAGAGCCTCTGATACGTTGAAAAAAAGTGTAAGTTGTGTGATATGTTGTTTGGGTTAGGCGATACTGTTATCTTTTGCAGTCTCCCTTTCTCTGTGAGATTAATTATAATATGAAACTTACTTCTGGTATTCTGTATCCATAAACTTAATTCCCTGTCACTCCCGTTATTTGTAGATAGTTCTTAACTTGTTATTTTACAGTAAGATGCCTGAAATATCCTCAATTCCGCAGCATTATTCCTTGTGAGGTACTTTTATATATTGAAGTGACATTTTTGGGGTTTATCCATTGATATGGGGATTTTCTGGGGTTCTTGGTTCTTGCATAGACATGAAATCCCCCACCCAAACCAATGGGGAATATGATAACCACAAAGAAATACTGTTTATTCAAGGAAGACTTCAGAGTAGTAGGTTTTATTTGTATATAGGTTCAGAACGTTCTGCCTTCCAGTGCGCACCCATTTTGCTGGCACGCTGACAAAATGTAGGATAAAGGCTTTCAGCCTGCTTGTCTTTTTCAATGGCTTGACCTTTTCGCTGATATGACGGACGAGATAGATATATAAGTTCTTCAGCATGGCGGTAACCATCATGAAAACCATATTCTCAGCCATAAAGGAAAAGGGCAGATGCGACCAGCCAAAGTCATTGTTCTGTATATCGAAGTTCTTTTCGCTTGCTCCACGCTCATTATAAAATGTAATGATGTCTTTCTCGGTAGACATCCAGTTATTGGTGAGGATACAGCGGTATGTGTATATTACTCCGAACATATCCGTCTGTTGCTTGCCATCCTTGTCTTTCAAAGGACTACGCTGTACGACAAGCCTGTATGACTTACCTTCGATGAGGTTGTCTATGCTGATGGAGGTGACATCGCATTTCTCGTAGCCAAGCTCAACGCCTTTCCATTCTTTCAACTGTCGGAAGTTCTCATAGCGACTGCCACAGTTGGCTGCACGTATATAGAACGTGTTGCAGCGCGACTCTACGGTTTGGATGATTTCCTTTGAGAACGACCCACAATCAGCACGGAAACGCTCTATTACCACACCAAGTTCTGAGGTTACACGGTCCATAATGCGACAGAGCGTGTCTTCTTGATGGAATCTCACATTGGTGTTTCCGTCACGATTCTCACCTCCGACTATGATTCCCCCGATGGAAGCCCAACCAGGGAAATAGCCAAAATCCAGCTTGTAGGAATACTTTGCATCGAACTTGTGGGCTGGAATAAACTGATGGTCAAAGTCTAAGTCAACATGACTACCCACCTTTATAAGCCTCATCCTCCGTATCATTCGTAAAAGTAAGGTATTCAACTTCTGTGCCGTATTGAAACTATACGACTTGTCGGAGGTTTCGCTCTTATAGATAATGTTCTCTTCAGCAAGCTCCTTTAGTCCGCGCCCTACAGTGTCGGCACCGGGTAATAGCGTATCAGGTCTCTGCTTGAACTGTCCTATAAGCACATTGATGTCCTCAAGGCATTCTCCACCACAAAGGTAACTGAAGAAGAGAGAGCCGAAAATACTTCCATGGCTGAATGCTTTGCCGCTACTTCCACGTTTACCCAATACAGATTCGGTAAGTTTTTCAAAGCCTAACTTTGAGAAAACGTCCATAATGTGATAAATTCCTCCGAAAGAAGTGATATTCTCGTTTTTAATAGCTATCTTTGTCATGTCAGTTTTTTGCTTACTTGTTATGTTCGCAGCACCAAGATAGGTGAAATTTCTGACATATCCAAGTGTTTTGAGAACTTTGTTTCTCAGACACTTGGAGTTCTCACAAGAATTTATGCTGCGGAATTAAGGACCTAATATATTTGCAGCACTAAGACCAGCTGAAATTTCTGACATTTCAAAATGTCTTGAAGACTTTGTTTTTCAGGCACTTGAATCTCTCAAAGATTTTACGCTACAGAATTAAGAGCAAAGAAAAAGCTATGGGTTATTTTGAAACTATCCTAACGGCTCACAACTTCGAAAAATGTCCAGAATATTTGTGGCAAATCCGAGTTACTGCTGAAGAGTATGCCAACCTGAAACAACTCTTAGCACGCCAAATCCATATTTACAATAGAAACTGTAGTAATCGTTTCATTACCGTTCGTAAGGAATGTGTCCTGTATATTGCAGAATTTTGGCGTAGGGAATATCATGAAGGT harbors:
- a CDS encoding 4'-phosphopantetheinyl transferase family protein → MVRITNDAGGKVLVGLLQIDKGRKAEKDGVNKILKEMLGYTPILQHNEDGKPIMGGYNISITHTIGFVAVILSREYEVGIDIEFVSSRVKRVQSRFLRDDEIMADVTDMLITWCAKETMYKLCSSEHLALKDILVKPKLRLVTNLRSSLTLSFKCECNANYVLTYVWK
- a CDS encoding IS1380 family transposase translates to MTKIAIKNENITSFGGIYHIMDVFSKLGFEKLTESVLGKRGSSGKAFSHGSIFGSLFFSYLCGGECLEDINVLIGQFKQRPDTLLPGADTVGRGLKELAEENIIYKSETSDKSYSFNTAQKLNTLLLRMIRRMRLIKVGSHVDLDFDHQFIPAHKFDAKYSYKLDFGYFPGWASIGGIIVGGENRDGNTNVRFHQEDTLCRIMDRVTSELGVVIERFRADCGSFSKEIIQTVESRCNTFYIRAANCGSRYENFRQLKEWKGVELGYEKCDVTSISIDNLIEGKSYRLVVQRSPLKDKDGKQQTDMFGVIYTYRCILTNNWMSTEKDIITFYNERGASEKNFDIQNNDFGWSHLPFSFMAENMVFMMVTAMLKNLYIYLVRHISEKVKPLKKTSRLKAFILHFVSVPAKWVRTGRQNVLNLYTNKTYYSEVFLE
- the gldE gene encoding gliding motility-associated protein GldE, giving the protein MNIFLVDISSYITVNPIDLSVIITSLLAIVLLGLSAFASASEIAFFSLSPTDIESLDPDKNASDKLIELLREDSERTLATILITNNLVNVAIIMLCNYIFAHLFTFGEVWLQFICVTILLTFLLLLFGEIIPKVYSRRKPLAFCRSGVKGIIFFRNLFWPIETILLKSGAFAEKVVQKENRQLSVDDLEQALELTDKNEIKDEQGMLQGIIRFGDETAKEVMTSRQDIVDLDIRCSYDDVLKCIVDNNYSRIPVIQDNQDNIRGVLYIKDLLPHLSKPINFRWQSLIRPPYFVPETKKIDDLLRDFQENKVHIAIVVDEFGGTSGIVTLEDILEEIVGEINDEFDEEERNYTKLGSNTYIFEGKTLLNDFLKILNLSDDEFGDIEGDADSLAGLLLEIKGDFPVVHEQLFYKNYKFEVLAIEERRISKVKVTFCGTDNK
- the spt gene encoding serine palmitoyltransferase; translated protein: MGQLQDKYKSYREPQKFMDAGVYPYFREITSKQGTEVTDIDGNKILMFGSNAYTGLPNDPRVISAAQKALEKYGSGCAGSRFLNGTLDLHVQLEKELAAFEGKDEALVFSTGFSVNAGVLSVVVGRGDYVICDDRDHASIVDGRRLSFATQLRYKHNDMEDLERVLQRLPHDAVKLIVVDGVFSMEGDLANLPAIVELKHKYNCSIMVDEAHGLGVFGRQGRGVCDHFGLTDEVDLIMGTFSKSLASIGGFIAGDKDTINYLRHTCRTYIFSASNAPAATAAALEALHIIEQEPERLEQLWKVTNYALKRFREEGFEIGDTESPIIPLYVRDIEKTFIVTKFAYEAGVFINPVIPPACAPQDTLVRFALMATHTEEQVERGVQALTKIFKEQGIIK
- a CDS encoding single-stranded DNA-binding protein, whose protein sequence is MNRVLLIGNVGREPEIKYYEADQCVASFTFATTERGYTLPNGTVVPDRTDWHNIVLFKALAKYAEKYIHKGDKLYIEGRIRYRSYDDKKGMRRYVTEIYGDNLEWLSTSRKNENISEVKVDDSADDTSDDTKLPF